Below is a window of Conger conger chromosome 16, fConCon1.1, whole genome shotgun sequence DNA.
CAGGGCCTCGCCGGAGATCTCCGCCAGGCTGTTGTTGCCCAGCAGCAGCACCTCCAGGCTCAGCAGCGCGCCGACCGGCAGGGCGGCCAGCCGGTTGCCGTGGAGACGGAGGTGCCGCAGGCGGGCGAGGCCCCGCAGGGCCCCCGGGGCCACGGTCCGCAGGCGGTTCCCGCCGAGGTCCAGCCTCTCCAGGCTCTCCAGGCCGTCCAGGCTGGGAGCGTCCAGGCGCTCCAGGGCGTTCCCGGCCAGCCGGAGCTCCCGCAGAGCGGACAGGCACTCGGAGAAGTCTGCGGGGAGCCGGCGGAGCTCGTTGCCGCTCAGGTCCAGCTTCTCCAGGAGGTACAGGTGGCAGAACGCCTGGAGGAGCAACGGCAGCTGTTCAGAACCTCGGGGCGGCAGCGCTGTACGATGGGTAACGCTGTCAGCGCCCGATGTGACCGCAAGCTGAGCTACCGTAAAAGTGCCATATGGCGCTCtcgaccttataccttttcaaccgatcaaaatgactgctgtattattgttttgagcccctattaaaaccctacaaaTTGTTCTCAATTTTCcagccaaagccaaaaccccttgagATTTGGgcggagccacttcatattgggcttgggactgaaagggttaaagaacTGGGCTTGCGCCcgaaaggttgcaggttcaattccaAGGTAGGACACCTATCCTTGTAACCTTGACCACTGCacttaacctgcattgcttTAGAATATATCCAGCTGTACTTGAAAActatgtaaaaatacaaatcaaccaactcttttttttatatgcaatgTTCTTGTTTCCAAATAAGTTGCACATGAAAAAATTAGGTTTGCTTAATTTTACAACTTTTGCAAATGCTAGACCAAttattcctggtcctggagagccacaggttgtgctgggttttgttttcgctggcaaccaattcagacccaagaaactgggtgaggtgagttaattggtcaattagagcagttaattacaggtaagtgctgagtaacaaaagccagcacaccatgCGGTTCTCCAGAACAAGGGATCAACATGAACGTGCTGGGATTAGAATTTAAAATTATAACTAGTTTGAAACATCGCTCTCATAGCTGGTccagaccagtctggccaccGGCCCGTATCACCTTGTTCTGTAGGACCTGGAGTCCAGCGTTGGACAGAACCAGGATCCTGAGGGACCACAGATGGTTGAAAGATAGGTGCGGCAGTTTGGCCAGCTTGTTGTCCCTGAGATCCAGGTACCGGGTGCTGTGGGGCAGGCCTTGGGGGACCTGGGTGAGGCCTTCGGCATGGCAGTCCACCCAGGCTGAAGACCCGTGGCAGGGGCGGTCGGGGGGGCACTGTTCGGAGCCCACCCCCAGGGGGGGACTGAGGAGCAGAAGGGCGAGGGCGCTGAGCATCTTTTGGGGAACGCAACCAACTGCCAGGGAGACCTCCGCCACGTCTCACCCCAAGATGGGGAGCTCACCTTCACCTGGAGAAGGTCTGACCTCTGGACGTCTGCGGAAAAGCACATTGCACATTcagattgtatttatttttttgtaagtcCAAATGAattccaaaaataataataataataataataataataataataataaatgttttaaatgaaccaatcccattcacaaaagacaaaataaaagtcATTCAAATGCCCATGGCTTCACCGAGGAAAGAACATTAGGTCGACTGTTGACAGATCACATAAGGTCAGCAGCTTAGGTCGCTAGTTTTGTGAATGGTGTGCCATTAAATTCTGTAAATTTGGAAAGTGTGCCACGGAAGGAAAAAGGTTGTAAAACGCTGGCCTAGTACAGCTATTTCGAGACACCGGGAAGGTTAATGCGAGGGAGAGCGAGATTTCCCGTGAGAGAAGAGTGATGTAAAAGGATTATATAGGCTAAACAGAGGGATCAGGGAAAAAGCGACAGTTCTCGGCGGACGCAGCTCGGTCATGCGGGCGCAGTCGCACGCAGTTCCTGCTGATACTGGACCGCAGACAACATAAAAACGATAACATTAAAAACAGCCAGAACATGAGTGCAGCCACAGATTAGAATAGCGACATCTTTGGGCAAACTGAGCGCGCGCCCCGCTGACACGCTCACGGGTTTCTCTGCGTTTTAATTCATCTAAAGGAGCCAAAAACCTAATTTTCTCAGATTCCTAGCTTCTGCTaggttttctattttcttttaaatttacACCGGACGGAATCCGGCATTGAGGCTACTGTTTACAACTCCCCGCATCATTTTATAGTAATGAATAACAATGACCAATACTAAATGGTCCAGATTTTAGTTGTCAATGCAATGACCTTCACTTCTTATTCTCTTGATCTGTGCGGAAACAGTTCTATGGCAATGTGTCCACGTTGTTTCTATACAAAAGATCTTTCCAGAACAAAAATTAAAGGAATAGAATAAAAAACCTCACGCTAAACCTCAATTACCTTTGCGAGGCAGCTCAAAGTATTTTATCCGCTTTTCTCCTTTAAACTGAAATCATGAACCATAAATAGCCAGAGGCCTAAGGCACCACACATTAAtagaacagaataaaaatgacaattagaaaattcacacaaatattattcaaaattaAGGCGAGCTTTCCATTTTTAAACTGTGCTGTAGCTGCAAGGCACATTAATTAATTGTGAATTAAAATAGCCATTTAGTAATAATGGGTTTTATATAACATGCCAATGTAAGCATTTAATTTAACTTGTAGCCTATACAGTTCGTACTAAATTTAGCATCTTTGCTACTAACGTCAGGTGATTACAGACGCGTTGACATTTTCAGTTGGTCGTACATACAACGCATCTTTGCAGAGATCCCGGTAAGCTATATTTTGATCAGATAACTTGgccaattttttaaatgtgcatctGACGTTGTGTTCATAATGTCCATTGACGTGTCTTCTGCCTAACACAAAGATTAATCCTCAGTGAACCGAAGTGCACTCcacacaattttatatttgacTCCTACAAACAGTATTACAAAGTATTATTTCACGGTCATCGCCTTGGCAACCAGCTGTCCCACAACGCGCTTAATTTGTGTGACATAAATGGCATAACCTACTGTTCTTTATGAACATAATCCTGACTGGGTGTTTGATGATACATTCCGTCGTGTGTTTTAACTGGCCTGCTTAGGCTACATCGGGTCAACGGACTCAACATTGTCAT
It encodes the following:
- the si:ch211-237i5.4 gene encoding chondroadherin-like protein codes for the protein MLSALALLLLSPPLGVGSEQCPPDRPCHGSSAWVDCHAEGLTQVPQGLPHSTRYLDLRDNKLAKLPHLSFNHLWSLRILVLSNAGLQVLQNKAFCHLYLLEKLDLSGNELRRLPADFSECLSALRELRLAGNALERLDAPSLDGLESLERLDLGGNRLRTVAPGALRGLARLRHLRLHGNRLAALPVGALLSLEVLLLGNNSLAEISGEALGSLRALSLLGLEDNRLERLPFAALLSLRTPGTRLRLAGNPWSCDCDLHHAFGKLRRVRRLAVDDYANVTCRGPPALAGAALAEVDGRLCLAETATVLVITVTVLVTVAAAVVMAEHNRKKGRDSESEDDFQDK